TGTAAACACTAAAAAGAAAGAAGTTGTTATTAAAATCTGCTCGGCTTCAAAGTTAAAGACTCTAAAAAATAAAAATTTTAAGCTAGTCATAAAAGGGGATCTTTCTCTCGAACTTCTAAATAGTTTTATAAGTTTAGATGTCATCAGAGATGGAAATTCCTTGGAATTAATTAATTACGAAGTGATTGAAAAAAAATTTACTAAAAAAAATTAGAATTAATAGTTGAGCTTTATCGTGATTTTTACCAATCAAGAAATATACTTTGTATGGAAGATATTTTAATTGAATGCTCTCCAGGCATCTCTGGAGATATGTTGTTAGGAGCTTTTTATGACTTAGGTGTGCCTAAAAAAGTAATTGAACAACCGCTTATTGATCTTGGATTAAATGATCGATATAGTCTGGATTTTCAAGAGTCTAAAAGTTGTTCAATCCGGGGGATCAAGGCTAAGGTTGAGAATATTGAGTGCGGTTCAATTAAAAGAGACTGGAGAAGTATTAAAGAACTCATTTTAAATGGGGATTTAGAAGATAAATTACAGCAAATAATTTATAAAGTATTTGAATCTTTAGCAATTGCAGAAGGGAAAGTTCATGGAATCAAATCAGAAGATGTTCATTTTCATGAAATTGGGTCTATGGATTCATTAGTGGACATAATAGGAGTATGTGCTGCATTAAATTACTTAAATCCTAAAAAGGTTTATTGTAATGAACCAATGTTGGGAAAAGGCTATGTTCAAACAGAACACGGAAAATTATCTGTCCCGCCTCCTGCTGTAATAGAACTTATAAGACAAAAAAATATTAGGGTTATATCATCCTTTGAATCAATAGAGGGGGAACTATCTACCCCTACGGGCATTGCTTTACTTGCTAATTTTGCTGACTCTCTGCAACCCCCTTCAAAATATTCAATTAACTCCTACGGAGTAGGTATTGGTAACCTAGCATTTTCATTCCCCAATTTGGTTAGAGTTTATAAAATTACCTCATTTGTAGATCCATCTATTAATCAACAAATTAATCCAAAGTGTGAAGAGATATGTGTTCAAGAAGCATGGATTGATGACCAAACACCTGAAGATATATCTAACTTTTTGGAGAAACTGAGGATTGAGGGTGCTTATGATGTTTCTTATCAAATTATTAATATGAAAAAAAATAGAATTGGATTTTCTATTCAAGTAATATTGCCAACAGAGAAAAAAGAATATTTTAGGCGATTATGGTTTGATTATTCCAAGACTATTGGAGTACGTGAAAGGACTCAATCTAGATGGATACTTCTTAGAAGAAGAGGAGAATGTTCAACAGCTTTTGGCAATATAAAAGTTAAACAGACTTTGAAACCTGATGGATCAATTAATATCAAACCAGAAAATGATGAAGTTTTAAGATTACAATTAGAGAAAAACAAATCAACTGACGAAATAAGAAAAATAATAAATGAGTCAAGTAAACATTTTAAAGCGTTTGAAAACTGGAAATGAGATTTAATAAAAGTAATCAATCATATTGGAAATTTTTTACGAAAATTAATTTTGGTACTTTAAAGAGTATTTTCTTTGTATCAAGCTTGTTATATTTTTCCATCTATTTTTTTTATAATATTGACCAAATTTCTTTTGATATCAATTTAGAAAAAAATGGAATTAATCTTTCTTCATCATTTTTATTTTGTGTTTTAAGTATTTACCTTAACGCTTACGCATGGAAATATATAGTTAAATGGTTCGGCAAAGAATGTAGAAGTAATAGTCTCGTTTCTTTTTATGTTTTAACTAATATTCTTAAATACGTACCAGGAGGAATTTGGCATTTTGTTGAAAGATTTAATTTTATAAAAAAATTAAGTAATCCTCAGATTGCTTTGTATTCCACACTTATAGAACCTTACTTTATGTTGAGTGGATCTTTTCTGTTGGCATCGCTAGGAGTAATTTTTTCACCATTGTATTTTTTTTTAATTTTGCCTTTAGTATTTTTAAATAGGAGATTAATTTATTTTGTCTTAAAAAGCTTAGAGTCTCTCAAGAGAAATGCATTTGAGGTTTTGAGACTTTCAAATTCAAAGGGTCAATTTGAGAAGAGAATAAATATAATTTCTTTTTTCCCCACTGCAGCATTTTTACTTGAGATTGGTTTTGTTTTATCTAAATTTATTGGATTTTATATTTGCTTAAATACTTTTTATACAAATAATACTCTAAATATCATTTTTTTATTAGTAATCTTTTCTTTGTCATGGTCTTTAGGTTTGATAGTCCCAGCAGCTCCAGGAGGCGTTGGCGTATTTGAAGCCTGTATACTTTTTTTTGTTGGCAGAAATATTCCTCAAAATATAATTTTTGTAAGCGTAATTTATTTTAGGGTTATATCTACGTCGGCAGATTTGTTGTTAAGCTTCCCTTTCTTAATTAGAAAATTGTTAAAAAGAATTTAGTTTTTTTTCTCTAAACTTGGTATCAATTTAATTGATGCAATAAGTCCTAAAGTCATGATAAAAATAGCTGGTAATATTCCCTCTACCATTCTTTCATCTCCAGCATATTGATATATTCTCACAGATAATGTATCGAAATCGAATGGTCTTAAAATAAATGTTATGGGTAACTCTTTTATCGTGTCTACAAAAACTAAAAGTGAGCCAACTAATATTGGTCCTTGTAGTAAAGGGAGATGTATTCGTTTGATAATTCCTAGCCAGCGCTCTCCTAGTCCAAGTGCAGCTTCATCAAGACTAGGAGAAATCCTCTCAAGACTAGAATCAATAGAACCTTTTGAAATAGTTAGAAATCGTATAACATAACCCCAAATTAGTAAGCTAATAGCAATGAAATTAAATTTTGAAGAAGAAATGCTTATTAAAGATAAAGCTAGTACTGTTCCTGGGATTGCGTAACCTGTTCCAGCAAGGTTTGTAATTAGTTTGAGTAATAAGCTTTTATTTGGCCGGCTAGCCAAGGAAAGTATTAAGGAGAAAAGCATCGTTATTAATGCAGTAAAAAGGCCTAGACAAATAGTCCTAAATGATAGTGTAAGTAATTCTATAGATAAGCCTTTTTGAATTTGATCAATATTTAGCAGAACCCAGAAGCATGGAATTCCAAAAGAGAAAATTGGAGGGAATAAGGATATGATTATCGCCAAAAAAGCTCTAGTTTTTTTTAATTCCCAGCCTTGTGAATCTTGTGATGCAGGATTTTCACTCCACCTCTTTGATTTTCTTCGCGAAAATTTTTCAAAAATAATTAAAGTAAAAATTATAAATAAGGCTACCAAAGATAATCCAATAGCATTTTGGGGATTACCCTCTATTATCCAATTTTCAGCTATCCCAGAAGAAATACTTGGAATATTTAATAATTCAAATGTACCTAACTCATTCATTACTTCCATACACATTAAACTTATTCCTGTTATTAGTGCTGGTAACGCCATTGGAAAAGCGATTTTAAAGAAGCTCCGCCAAGGCCCCACTCCTAATCCTCTGCTAGCATTGATTTGATTAACTCCAAATTTATTAAAACTTTCATTAGCAAGAATGTATACATAAGGATAAGTAGAAATTGAAAGTATTAAAACCCCCCACCATAAACCAGTTACTTGATACCCAAAAATACTTCCTAAATCCTGCAAAACAGCTGTGATTAGATATGCTGGAGCAGCAAGTGGAATTAGCTGACAAACACGGAGTACTTTTCTGAACTTAAAATCGCAATTTGAAAGTAACCAGCCATTCAAGGTACCTAAGCCTCCTCCAAATAAACTTGTAAGTGCTAAAACTTTTAAAGTACCTAGTACCTCTTCTCCTCCTGCAATTCCTAATGAAAAATTCCCACCTAAAACATATTGAACTCCTTCAAGAAGAAAATTGCAAATTGGAATGACTACTAAAATTGCAATAATAAACGAAGTGATATAAAAAAGGTTTAATTCGTTTAATGCTTTTTTTAATCCTTTAATAAGTATTTTCAAAAATTAATAAAACCCTATTTTGAATTAAATCTACATGATGAAAGTTGATTCTTAATAGTTTGATGATCTAAGTTTTTCCCAATTAATACTATTTTGTTAGATTTTTCTTTTGCCCATTCTTCATCATCTAGAGAAAATCGTTTTCCAGATAGGTGAAAAATGTGTTTTCTTTCACTTTCCCTAAACCATAATATTCCTTTCGCCCTAAATACATTTTGTGAGATTTGATTATCTAAGAAATATTGAAACTTCCTTAAGGAAAATGGTTCAAATGTCTCATAAGAAACTGACGTAAATCCCTCTATATTATTGCTCAAATCGTGAGAATGAGAAGAGTGATCGTGAGAATGAGAAGAGTGATCGTGAGAATGAGAAGAGTGATCGTGAGAATGAGAAGAGTGATCGTGAGAATGAGAAGAGTGATCGTGAGAATGAGAAGAGTGATCGTGAGAATGAGAAGAGTGATCGTGAGAATGAGAAGAGTGATCGTGAGAATGAGAAGAGTGATCGTGAGAATTTTCTTCTACATTTTTTTTATCCTTCTCGAATTGAAAAGTATCTGTCTCAAATAGACCTACGCTCATTATTGTATGTAATGCAACTTCACTATTAGTTGATCTCAAAATCCTTGGTTCTTTTTTTATTTTATTTATAAATTTTTCTACTTTTTTTAAGTGTTCTTCGTTAACTAAATCACATTTATTTAGAAGAAGGATATCTCCGTATAAAATTTGAGAATAGGCGACACTTGTATTATTAATTTCAAAATCAAAATTTTCTCCATCAATAACAGTGATTATCGAATCTAATCTTACTTTTTCTCTAAGGTCACCAGCCGCAAATGTCATGGCTACTGGTAATGGATCTGCTAGCCCAGTTGTCTCCACAATCAAATAGTCTAATTTTTCAGCTCTTTCTAAAACTTTGGATACTGTATTTAATAATTCGCCATTAATAGAGCAACATATACATCCATTATTTAATTCGATCATATCTTCTGAGCCTTCTATTATTAAGTCATTATCTATTCCGATCTCTCCGAATTCGTTAACTAAAACAGCTGTTTTAATGCCAACTTGATTTTTTAAAATATGATTAAGAAGTGTAGTTTTGCCAGAACCTAAAAATCCACTAATAATCGTAACTGGCAATAAATTTTTAGACATTTTGATTAGTTAAAAAGATAATTTTATTGATCAAAAATTTTGTTGATTTCCGAAGCTAGTGTTTGATCCAGATTTGTAATACCTCCCAGATCATGTGTATTTAATTTAATTATTACTTTTGCATAAACATTCTCCCAGTTAGGATGATGATTATATTTTTCACAGATTAAGGCAACCTTAGTCATAAAACCAAAGGCTTCAATAAAATTAGCGAAGTTAAATTCTCGTTGGATTTGTCCAGCCTTAATTTCCCAGTCAGGTATTTTGACAGCTAATTCATTCAATTCTCCATCTTGCAAAAGGTAGGGTTCCATCAAATAACTAATCTAACTAATTTCATTATAAATATTTTACTTTTTCTCACCAATTGTGTGTACATTTATAATTCTTTCCTTTTGATCAAATCGATGTTCCCATAAATAAACTGCTTGCCATGTGCCAAGCATAATTTTTCCGTCTTTAAAACTCAAAGATAAACAAGTGTTTGTCAATGATGTTTTAATATGTGCTGGCATATCGTCAGCACCCTCTTGATAATGTCTATAGGATATTTCTTCTCTATCTTTTGATAGGGTTAAGTAGGAATCATAAGGAACTATGGATTGCATATACTTTTTTAGGTCCCTTAGTACATTTGGATCTGCGTTCTCATTAATAGTTAAACTGCAACTGGTATGAAGTGAAGTTAAATTTAGAATTCCGGAATCAAAATTATATTTTTCAATATATAAATTTAAATCATTTGTGATGTCAATAAAACCCTCCCCATGGGTTATGAATTTTAATTTTGAAAAAATTTGTTCCATATCAGTTAAAACTTAATTAATCAATATCCTATTATGGATAAAAGATGTATGTTTTTATGCAGACATTAAAATTTTTATCTTAAAATAAATTTAATTTGCTTTTAAATTTTTGGCTGAAACACATTGGAATAAGCTGGGTGCTTATCTTAAAGAAACACAAATATTAGGTTCAATCCAAAATATACTTTATTGGGATCAGAATACTGGGATGCCAAAAAAAGGGGCTTCTTGGAGGTCTGAACAACTTACTTATACTGCAAAAGTATTGCACAAAAGAAATTCTTCAGAGGAATTTTCTAATTTAATACAATCTGCTAAAACTGAGTTATTAGATATTGAACGAAATTCCGATAATCAACTATTTATAAAAGATAAAGAAAGAAATATTAATCTTTTATTGAAGGAATTTAATAGGGAAAGAAATTTAGATCCTAAATTAGTTGAGTCTTTGGCAAAGGCAAAATCTAAAGGATATGAAAGCTGGCAGGAAGCTAAGAACAAATCAGATTTTAAAATTTTTCTCCCATTCTTTAAAGAATTAGTCAAATTGCGGATTGAAGAGGCAAAACAAATATCTGATCAATATTCACCCTGGGAGACATTAGCCCAACCCTTTGAGCCTGAATTAAATTTGAAATGGTTGAATAAAATGTTTCAACCATTGAAAGAAACACTCCCAGACTTGA
The window above is part of the Prochlorococcus marinus CUG1415 genome. Proteins encoded here:
- the larC gene encoding nickel pincer cofactor biosynthesis protein LarC; the encoded protein is MEDILIECSPGISGDMLLGAFYDLGVPKKVIEQPLIDLGLNDRYSLDFQESKSCSIRGIKAKVENIECGSIKRDWRSIKELILNGDLEDKLQQIIYKVFESLAIAEGKVHGIKSEDVHFHEIGSMDSLVDIIGVCAALNYLNPKKVYCNEPMLGKGYVQTEHGKLSVPPPAVIELIRQKNIRVISSFESIEGELSTPTGIALLANFADSLQPPSKYSINSYGVGIGNLAFSFPNLVRVYKITSFVDPSINQQINPKCEEICVQEAWIDDQTPEDISNFLEKLRIEGAYDVSYQIINMKKNRIGFSIQVILPTEKKEYFRRLWFDYSKTIGVRERTQSRWILLRRRGECSTAFGNIKVKQTLKPDGSINIKPENDEVLRLQLEKNKSTDEIRKIINESSKHFKAFENWK
- a CDS encoding ABC transporter permease, whose translation is MKILIKGLKKALNELNLFYITSFIIAILVVIPICNFLLEGVQYVLGGNFSLGIAGGEEVLGTLKVLALTSLFGGGLGTLNGWLLSNCDFKFRKVLRVCQLIPLAAPAYLITAVLQDLGSIFGYQVTGLWWGVLILSISTYPYVYILANESFNKFGVNQINASRGLGVGPWRSFFKIAFPMALPALITGISLMCMEVMNELGTFELLNIPSISSGIAENWIIEGNPQNAIGLSLVALFIIFTLIIFEKFSRRKSKRWSENPASQDSQGWELKKTRAFLAIIISLFPPIFSFGIPCFWVLLNIDQIQKGLSIELLTLSFRTICLGLFTALITMLFSLILSLASRPNKSLLLKLITNLAGTGYAIPGTVLALSLISISSSKFNFIAISLLIWGYVIRFLTISKGSIDSSLERISPSLDEAALGLGERWLGIIKRIHLPLLQGPILVGSLLVFVDTIKELPITFILRPFDFDTLSVRIYQYAGDERMVEGILPAIFIMTLGLIASIKLIPSLEKKN
- a CDS encoding CobW family GTP-binding protein; protein product: MSKNLLPVTIISGFLGSGKTTLLNHILKNQVGIKTAVLVNEFGEIGIDNDLIIEGSEDMIELNNGCICCSINGELLNTVSKVLERAEKLDYLIVETTGLADPLPVAMTFAAGDLREKVRLDSIITVIDGENFDFEINNTSVAYSQILYGDILLLNKCDLVNEEHLKKVEKFINKIKKEPRILRSTNSEVALHTIMSVGLFETDTFQFEKDKKNVEENSHDHSSHSHDHSSHSHDHSSHSHDHSSHSHDHSSHSHDHSSHSHDHSSHSHDHSSHSHDHSSHSHDLSNNIEGFTSVSYETFEPFSLRKFQYFLDNQISQNVFRAKGILWFRESERKHIFHLSGKRFSLDDEEWAKEKSNKIVLIGKNLDHQTIKNQLSSCRFNSK
- a CDS encoding 4a-hydroxytetrahydrobiopterin dehydratase — encoded protein: MEPYLLQDGELNELAVKIPDWEIKAGQIQREFNFANFIEAFGFMTKVALICEKYNHHPNWENVYAKVIIKLNTHDLGGITNLDQTLASEINKIFDQ
- a CDS encoding secondary thiamine-phosphate synthase enzyme YjbQ, giving the protein MEQIFSKLKFITHGEGFIDITNDLNLYIEKYNFDSGILNLTSLHTSCSLTINENADPNVLRDLKKYMQSIVPYDSYLTLSKDREEISYRHYQEGADDMPAHIKTSLTNTCLSLSFKDGKIMLGTWQAVYLWEHRFDQKERIINVHTIGEKK